The Paratractidigestivibacter faecalis DNA segment TCCGTCGCCACCTGGTCGTTGCGGCTGCGGCCCGTGTGCAGCGCGCGCCCCGGCGTGCCGATGTTGCGCGTGAGGGCGCCCTCCACGGCCATGTGGATGTCCTCGTCGTTGACGTCCCAGGCAAAGTCGCCGTTGGCGATCTGACCCGAGATGTCGGCCAGGCCGGCGTCGATGGCCTGCTGGTCGGCCTCGGAGATGATGCCCTGCTCGGCGAGCATCTTGGCGTGGGCGCGGCTGCCGGCGATGTCCTGTTGCGCCATGGCCTTGTCCACCTCGAGGGACGCACCGAACTCCTGCGTGAAGGCGTCGACGCCCTTCTCAAACCTGCCACCCCAAAGAGCCATCGGGCCCTCCGTTCCTCTCGTGATTGTTGTCCCAGCTAGATTAGCGCATGCTCGCAAAGGGGCCGCCCGCGCGCAACGGACGGCCCCATCTGTTCAGAAGTGCCTCCTGCAGCAACTCCTTGCGGGAGCTACTCCACCGGCTGGAGGCCGGAGCCGGGACCCTGGACGCGAGACCAGGTCTTGGACTGCAGGCCGTGAAGGTCGATGAAGCCGCGGGCGGCGGTGTGGTCGAAGGTGTCGCCCTCGTCGTAGGTGGCCAGGTTGTAATCGTAGAGGCTGTAGTCGGAGCGCAGGCCGTCGACGAAGAGGCCGCCCTTGCACAGGATGATGCGGACGTCGCCGGTGACGTACTTCTGCGTGTAGGCGTTGAAGGCGTCGATGGCGTTGCGGTTCTGGGAGAACCACAGGCCGCGGTAGACGGTGGAGGCCCACTCGACGTCGAGCTTGGCCTTCTGCTTCAGGGTCTCGGCGTCAAGGCAGAGCTGCTCGAGGGACTGGTGGGCCTGGATGAGCAGCAGGGCGGCGGGGCACTCGTAGCACTCGCGGCTCTTGATGCCCACGACGCGGTCCTCGATCATGTCGATGCGGCCAAAGCCGTTACGGCCGGCAATCTCGTTGCACTTGATGATGAGGTCAAGCAGCGGCATCTTCTCGCCGTTGATGGCGGTCGGGACGCCCTGCTCGAAGGAGATCACGACCTCCTCGGGGTCGGCGGGGCACTCGTCGAGGTTCTTGGTCATCGTCCAGATGTCCGCGGGCGGCTTGTTCCAGGTGTCCTCAAGGACGCCGCACTCGATGGCGCGGCCCCAGAGATTGTCGTCGATGGAGTAGGGCTTCTTGTGCGTGGTGGGCACGGGCACGCCGTGCTGCTTGGCCCACTCCATCTCGGAGTCACGCGTGGTGAGGTCCCAGACGCGG contains these protein-coding regions:
- a CDS encoding lyase family protein, encoding MALWGGRFEKGVDAFTQEFGASLEVDKAMAQQDIAGSRAHAKMLAEQGIISEADQQAIDAGLADISGQIANGDFAWDVNDEDIHMAVEGALTRNIGTPGRALHTGRSRNDQVAT
- a CDS encoding argininosuccinate synthase, whose translation is MVKWLQEEKNLDVIAICGNVGQDEKDLSWIKQKALDMGAIASEAVDMREEYAEKILSKAIWANGKYEGVYPLLSALSRPLISKHLVDIAHQYGAKYVAHGCTGKGNDQVRFETCIRALDPELEIIAPVRVWDLTTRDSEMEWAKQHGVPVPTTHKKPYSIDDNLWGRAIECGVLEDTWNKPPADIWTMTKNLDECPADPEEVVISFEQGVPTAINGEKMPLLDLIIKCNEIAGRNGFGRIDMIEDRVVGIKSRECYECPAALLLIQAHQSLEQLCLDAETLKQKAKLDVEWASTVYRGLWFSQNRNAIDAFNAYTQKYVTGDVRIILCKGGLFVDGLRSDYSLYDYNLATYDEGDTFDHTAARGFIDLHGLQSKTWSRVQGPGSGLQPVE